One segment of Brassica napus cultivar Da-Ae chromosome C3, Da-Ae, whole genome shotgun sequence DNA contains the following:
- the LOC111203735 gene encoding uncharacterized protein LOC111203735: MIKTRSQIYPLLRRRLVNGESTSFWVDNWSPFGNLYNYLGASTSRFGILRTATVASLYDHDHDHWLLPPARSENQLALHVYLTTVNLSDDQDQYEWDVAGKTSSRYSTGEVYTYLKGHVPLVPWTQLVWFSYGIPRHSFLTWLVMLNRCPTRDRLLQWGLDVDPKCLLCNNSNESQNHLFFDCSYSGFIWRMISDRCQLQLTTSWEDLIQQLLASPRNKDLRRLTLLAFQGSLYWLWPERNTRLHQQSFRTAESIFSTIDKQLRNCVQSFRHSNPRASSAMMQLWFLRS, from the coding sequence ATGATCAAGACAAGGAGTCAAATTTACCCACTACTACGAAGAAGGCTAGTCAATGGTGAGTCGACAAGCTTTTGGGTCGATAACTGGTCTCCATTTGGGAACCTATACAACTACCTTGGAGCCTCGACTTCAAGATTTGGTATCCTCAGAACTGCCACGGTTGCTTCGCTGTATGATCATGATCATGATCACTGGCTCCTCCCACCTGCAAGATCAGAAAACCAGTTAGCTCTTCACGTTTATTTAACTACGGTCAATCTCAGCGATGATCAAGACCAATATGAGTGGGATGTGGCAGGCAAAACTAGTTCCCGGTATAGCACTGGTGAGGTCTACACTTACTTGAAAGGCCATGTTCCTCTAGTTCCTTGGACGCAGCTGGTCTGGTTTTCTTATGGAATCCCACGGCACAGCTTCTTAACATGGCTAGTCATGCTTAACCGATGCCCTACACGCGACCGACTACTTCAGTGGGGACTTGATGTTGATCCCAAATGTCTACTCTGTAACAACAGCAACGAATCACAAAATCACCTGTTCTTTGATTGCTCCTACAGCGGCTTCATTTGGAGGATGATATCAGATAGGTGTCAGCTGCAGCTCACTACTTCTTGGGAGGACTTAATCCAACAACTACTCGCTTCTCCGCGTAATAAGGACCTTCGCCGTTTAACTCTCCTAGCGTTTCAGGGTTCACTCTACTGGCTATGGCCTGAAAGGAACACAAGACTTCATCAACAATCCTTCAGAACTGCGGAATCAATCTTCTCCACCATTGATAAACAGCTAAGGAACTGTGTCCAGAGCTTTCGCCACTCAAACCCTCGAGCCTCCTCTGCGATGATGCAACTTTGGTTTCTCAGATCATAG